One window of Medicago truncatula cultivar Jemalong A17 chromosome 2, MtrunA17r5.0-ANR, whole genome shotgun sequence genomic DNA carries:
- the LOC25486866 gene encoding VQ motif-containing protein 17 translates to MKKQHTSSSTSTTSSKLGVDKDSQVISKVKPKIRIIHIYAPEIIKTDAANFRELVQRLTGKPEEHERGGARSKSKTAPPPSKGSMDLNLEKAMIMQKDEKDFLSLQNGISVKKNENEEEEIWRRSKSNEKFNGFLDGFSELDGFMDELSTMPLLNQN, encoded by the coding sequence ATGAAAAAGCAACACACATCTTCTTCAACCTCAACAACATCTTCAAAGCTAGGAGTTGACAAAGATTCACAAGTAATATCAAAAGTGAAGCCAAAGATCcgaataattcatatatatgCTCCAGAAATCATAAAAACTGATGCTGCAAATTTCAGAGAGCTTGTTCAAAGACTCACAGGAAAGCCAGAAGAGCATGAAAGGGGAGGTGCAAGAAGCAAATCCAAGACTGCACCACCACCAAGCAAAGGTTCAATGGATTTAAACCTCGAAAAGGCGATGATCATgcaaaaagatgaaaaagattTTCTAAGTCTCCAAAATGGGATAAgtgtgaagaagaatgaaaatgaaGAGGAAGAGATATGGAGAAGATCAAAGTCAAATGAGAAATTCAATGGTTTCTTAGATGGTTTTTCAGAATTAGATGGTTTTATGGATGAGTTAAGTACTATGCCTCTACTTAATCAAAATTAA
- the LOC25486871 gene encoding uncharacterized protein, with amino-acid sequence MDSSLGDMLLKVAMFVLVQALVYLILSNSSNIFSKNIKRSNSFKPARSVSIRRMLAYLSDFPPEGEPSPSTMSPQSQATQS; translated from the coding sequence ATGGATAGTAGCTTAGGAGACATGTTATTGAAGGTGGCTATGTTCGTCCTAGTCCAAGCTTTGGTGTACCTTATCCtttcaaattcatcaaacaTATTCTCCAAGAACATCAAGAGATCAAACAGCTTCAAGCCGGCGCGTTCCGTGAGTATTCGTCGGATGTTGGCTTATCTCTCCGATTTTCCTCCTGAAGGAGAACCATCTCCTTCTACAATGAGTCCTCAATCACAAGCAACTCAGAGTTAG
- the LOC25486865 gene encoding GTP 3',8-cyclase, mitochondrial, giving the protein MWRYFSKFIHSPISRFNPSKSNSIPVNFEMGSYCATRICNLQTLFKGKSSGYSTVTSCDSFSEEKPKDNSVSDMLVDSFGRLHTYLRISLTERCNLRCQYCMPAEGVELTPTPKVLTKIEILRLADLFVSSGVNKIRLTGGEPTVRKDIEDICYELSSLKGLKTLSMTTNGIVLARKLPKLKECGLDSLNISLDTLVPAKFELMTRRKGHEKVMDSINAAVDLGYNPVKVNCVVMRGFNDDEICDFVELTREKPINIRFIEFMPFDGNVWNVKKLVPYSEMLDTVAKRYPSLKRNQDHPTDTAKNFMIDGHKGQVSFITSMTEHFCAGCNRLRLLADGNLKVCLFGPSEVSLRDPLRNGAEDHELREIIGAAVKRKKPSHAGMFDIAKTANRPMIHIGG; this is encoded by the exons ATGTGGCGCTACTTCTCCAAATTCATTCATTCGCCAATTTCTCGCTTCAAcccatcaaaatcaaattccatTCCG GTTAATTTTGAGATGGGATCTTACTGTGCTACCAGAATTTGTAATCTACAAACTTTATTCAAAGGAAAATCCAGCGGTTATTCTACAGTAACATCATGTGATTCATTCTCTGAGGAAAAGCCAAAAGACAATTCTGTATCTGATATGTTGGTAGATTCATTTGGAAGGCTTCATACTTATTTGAGAATATCACTAACAGAGAGGTGTAATTTAAGGTGTCAGTATTGTATGCCAGCAGAGGGTGTGGAGCTTACTCCTACTCCTAAGGTTTTGACAAAAATCGAGATTCTCAGATTGGCTGATCTCTTTGTGAGCTCCGGGGTTAATAAAATACGGTTGACTGGTGGAGAACCGACTGTTAGGAAGGATATTGAAGATATATGTTATGAATTGTCGAGTTTAAAGGGATTGAAGACACTTTCCATGACTACTAATGGTATTGTCCTGGCTAGAAAACTTCCGAAGCTCAAAGAATGTGGACTTGATTCTTTGAACATTAGTCTAGACACTCTTGTGCCGGCAAAGTTTGAGCTTATGACGAGGCGCAAAGGGCATGAAAAAGTAATGGATTCTATTAATGCTGCCGTTGACCTTGGTTATAATCCTGTTAAG GTCAATTGTGTTGTAATGCGTGGATTCAATGACGACGAAATATGTGACTTTGTTGAGCTGACACGTGAAAAGCCTATTAACATTCGGTTTATTGAGTTCATGCCTTTTGATGGGAATGTTTGGAATGTCAAGAAACTTGTACCGTACTCAGAGATGTTGGATACTGTG GCGAAACGGTATCCTAGCTTAAAAAGAAATCAGGATCACCCAACAGATACGGCCAAGAATTTCATGATAGATGGACATAAAGGACAAGTTTCATTTATCACATCAATGACTGAGCATTTCTGTGCTGGTTGCAATAGATTGCGACTACTAGCAGATGGGAACttaaaagtttgtttgtttggtcCTTCAGAG GTAAGCTTAAGAGATCCCTTGCGGAATGGTGCAGAGGATCATGAACTTAGGGAGATAATCGGCGCAGCG GTGAAGAGGAAGAAACCTTCACATGCCGGTATGTTTGACATAGCGAAGACAGCAAATAGGCCTATGATACATATTGGAGGATAA